GCTTTGGAGTTGAGTACCTGTTGGGATTTGTCCAGTAAGATTGTTATAGGACAAATTCAGGTAACTCAAGAAGTTTAGCTCAGACATAGAGTGTGGGATTTCACCTGAAAGATTGTTCTCTGATAGATCGACACATTCTAAAGTCTTTATGGCACCAATGTTACTCGGAATCTTTCCAACCAAATGATTCTTTGACAAGTTCAACGATAGCAGCCCTGTGAGCATTGTCATTTCCGTAGGGATCTCACCTGATAAATTGTTGTCTGAAAGATCCACCAATTTGATTAGTCCAAGGGTATTGCTATAATCAAGCACCGCCCCTTTCATCATAAGTGCCATATTGTCAAAAAAGCACCCCTTTGAAGTGTTATAAGATATCTTGCTGCATGACATTTTTCTTGAGATCATTGCAGTAAGATTGTTGATGCAGCTTGGGATATTTCCTGACAGATTGTTGTGGGAGAGGTCCAGGATTTGAAGAGAAGACAGACCACAAATTTGGTCTGGTACATGACCATGAAACCTGTTTGATTGAAAGCTGATGATGATCAATTTTGAGAGCCTTTCTCCCATCCATGGTGGTATTTCTCCAGAGAGATGATTAGCAGCAAAGTCAAGAGTGAGCAATTGAGTACAATTTGTTAGCGAGTCAGGTATTTCACCCTCTAGATGGTTGTTTCGTAGGTGCAAGGACTCGAGAGAAGTTAAAGCTCCCATGGAACTTGGAATTCCACCACTAAAATTGTTGTTGCACAATTCAATGGCTACCAAGCTTCTCCATTTCTCCCAACAATCTGGTATTTCTCCAGACAAGTGATTACCCTCAAGGTTGAGAACTTCCAGTTTCATCTGATGCTCTTTGTAGCACAAAAACTGGGACATAGATCCGGATAAAACATTGTTAGAAAGGTCTAAAACTGTCACATTTAAGGAGATACCAGGCAATGAACCAGTGAAGTTGTTGAAACTCAAGTCTAACACAAGAGAGGCCTGATTTGTGAGCAAATCTGGGATTTTTCCCTGGAATTTATTCCCAGAGATGTTCAGATACTGCAGATGGGAAGTCA
The sequence above is drawn from the Gossypium hirsutum isolate 1008001.06 chromosome A05, Gossypium_hirsutum_v2.1, whole genome shotgun sequence genome and encodes:
- the LOC107927551 gene encoding receptor-like protein EIX2: MDFVAIYLLMLLCLNIFTNSFSKGIPQPSCIKSERQALLKIKQQLKNSNMLDNWMARNEDCCKWVRVFCNTVTGHVTELQLGNSNDTIASSRSKKAESLKLGGKLSSALLDLKHLSYLDLSNNDFDPTQIPDWFWNLTSHLQYLNISGNKFQGKIPDLLTNQASLVLDLSFNNFTGSLPGISLNVTVLDLSNNVLSGSMSQFLCYKEHQMKLEVLNLEGNHLSGEIPDCWEKWRSLVAIELCNNNFSGGIPSSMGALTSLESLHLRNNHLEGEIPDSLTNCTQLLTLDFAANHLSGEIPPWMGERLSKLIIISFQSNRFHGHVPDQICGLSSLQILDLSHNNLSGNIPSCINNLTAMISRKMSCSKISYNTSKGCFFDNMALMMKGAVLDYSNTLGLIKLVDLSDNNLSGEIPTEMTMLTGLLSLNLSKNHLVGKIPSNIGAIKTLECVDLSENNLSGEIPHSMSELNFLSYLNLSYNNLTGQIPTGTQLQSFSASSFLGTKLYGPPLSTSKTQVPASKIVGEQVDNRTQVDWNFICMEFGFWCGFLCVACPLLFTNSWDASIFRILTKLKIKHF